Proteins encoded together in one Carya illinoinensis cultivar Pawnee chromosome 3, C.illinoinensisPawnee_v1, whole genome shotgun sequence window:
- the LOC122305835 gene encoding bidirectional sugar transporter SWEET6b-like, which produces MVSAETARSVVGIIGNVISIGLFLSPVPTFCRIIKNKAVEDYSPLPYIATVLNCMLWIFYGLPIVHEHSVLVVTTNSVGLVLELIYLAIFYTYAAGQKNGRKKVAIGLAIEVVFVAVVVVITMLTLHSHERRSMMVGIIADFFNILMYISPLTVMKQVITTKSVKYMPFYLSLTNHLNGCIWTCYALIKFDIYVLVCNIIGAFAGAAQLILYGVYYRKTPKDDDINHHARKNRISELQL; this is translated from the exons ATGGTGAGCGCTGAAACTGCTAGAAGTGTCGTCGGCATCATCG GGAATGTGATCTCCATCGGGCTATTCCTCTCGCCAGT GCCAACTTTTTGTAGAATCATTAAGAACAAGGCAGTGGAGGATTACTCGCCGTTACCATATATCGCAACAGTACTGAACTGCATGTTGTGGATATTCTATGGCTTGCCAATTGTTCACGAACACAGCGTTCTTGTTGTGACTACCAACAGCGTTGGGTTAGTCTTGGAGCTCATCTATTTAGCCATATTCTATACCTACGCCGCCGGACAGAAGAATGGACGG AAGAAAGTAGCGATAGGGCTGGCCATTGAGGTTGTTTTCGTGGCCGTCGTCGTTGTCATAACTATGCTGACATTACATTCTCACGAGAGGAGATCCATGATGGTTGGCATCATCGCTGATTTCTTCAACATTCTGATGTACATTTCTCCGCTTACAGTCATG AAACAAGTCATCACAACCAAGAGCGTGAAGTACATGCCATTTTATCTGTCATTGACCAATCACCTTAATGGCTGCATCTGGACTTGTTATGCCCTCATCAAATTTGACATCTACGTGCTG gtCTGCAATATTATTGGAGCATTCGCTGGAGCTGCTCAACTCATCCTATATGGAGTTTACTACAGGAAAACTCCAAAAGACGACGATATTAATCATCATGCTCGTAAGAATCGAATATCAGAGCTCCAGCTCTAG